The genomic region GCGAAATACATGAGATGGTATCATAACCTGGTAGGACTATTACCGTCTAAGAAAAACAATAATGTTTTCGAATCAATTATTGGCCGCTGGACTTAACCCGCAAAAGTGAACAATAATTATAACTTAACTTTGCTGACGGGTCTTATTTCTGGAAGTGAACACACTGTCAGTCATATTTGGAGCAAGGCTAGGCTTCCTCCCTTTATTGCTCTGCTGAATCAACAGACCGTACACTGGCAGCGCCTCGTGTCGGATCATGTGACGGGATACTAGGATAGCAATACACGTTATCTCACGATGGTCTGATGTGGATCACTGATTTGGGCAATACATGCCCTTGATGCGTAGAGGTGGCCGGGCGATCTAATGGTACTACTGAAGTGGTTGAAAGCATAAAACCATTTTATGTGCTACACGGTAATGGTAAACCATCGATGAACAATATCAATATAACCCTATACTGTACCGTCTTAACCTCGGTTAATTATGCATCCGGGACAAATCGCAGCAAGTGTACAACTCGTGATGAGTATAGCactttacatattggcctacGTACAGtgtcctgtcactcaaaccGGGAAATGCAATTCACCTGCAATTTGTTATCCGGGGACCTGATACAACTTTCATCGTTAACGCTAGTGTTGGTTTGGTCTTTCCATCCGATGTACATTCCACGTTGCTCCTAGCCAACAGGAAGTGCTAATCGGTGGCTTTCTGCTGTTCCGCGACTGTAGAGTTCATGATTTGGCAGCCCTGTAGAGGAGGGCTGGAATTTAAACATTCGTGTGCACTGTGTTAGCTCTCGGATGGGTGTGGTTGACCACGTCAAGGCAACTGAACCTACACCAGTGACCTCCGTTGGAGACAGAAAGTCATGTGTGCATTTTTACACATCTCTAATGTTGTATTGTGCCTCTGACATGGCCAGATGTACATGAACCAGTTCCCCATTTTGTTGTCAGTTAAGTCAGTATTTACACGAACCAACCAGTTCCCCTTTTtatatatggatggatggatagatgtatgtaggtagatagatggatggacagTTTCTATCACAGTATCTTGTTCATAGTTTTTTTGTGGTAAGAATGTAGCAGGTTTAATCTTTTAAGGTGGGCTAGCTTCACACAAATCTTTTGAGTCCCTTGAAGAAAATCTTAGCAAGACTTTAGCATTGATCCTGCAGCACAGATAAAGTGGCTGGCTTCTAGAAAATGTTATGCTTGTCTTGTATACAGCAACACAGAGATAATTATATGCTGCCCTCTTAAATCACTCCTTGTCTCGCTCAGCCCACCTGTATTAAAATCACTGACGTCAGAATTCTCGGGAGATTGAACCCGGGAGCAGTTTATCCCTCCCATGTGCTCGCTCGGCTTCCTTTTTCTGCCTGACGCTATTCTCAATTTCCCGCACTCAGCACGTCAACAAGTGTCTTTCATCTCAGGGCCTTGGGTTTAGCACGGCCATCGGGCGGGCCTTGGTCACAAGTCAATCAGAGGACGTAAGCACAAGGCATCTCCCTTCTCCCAAATGATTTCCCCCGTGGGTGGTGTGGGCGTTATCGACGCCCAGTGATCTGATGATCCTTGTCTTCCAGCTATTTGGGGATAATGTTAATGCAGACACTCTTCCCAGACGTTGAAGGAAATATTGCTTCACCATTAATTccctgttttgttttatttttttgtgtaaaaTGTGTATAACTGCACTAGCTGTTACCTATACAGGAGATTTCTGGCTTAACGCCATGTTTGCAATAATCAAACTGCCAAGACCGCTGATTTGAAGTCAGGGAGTTTCTAGTTATAAGTGTCCAATATATTATCTAATTCTAGTACCCCGGCCACAGGGTCTTTATTGTGAAAGGATGTTGACTAGGCAGCCTAGGGAAGCCTTAACAAGCCATTGCGTGGTAGGGTTTCAATTCCGTATTTTCCTATTCAGGACACTCTTTACAGAAAGCACCATTCATAGTTGTCTAACCCTGTAAGAGGCGTCAACTTGTTTCTTCTCCCCCTTTTTGAAGCTGGCTATAATGAACTAACTAAGTCGCCTATCTATTGTTCCGAATTTGAGAGTCGGAAGGATAATAACAAAAACAGTGAGAGAGTGGGACAGAGATACTTTGTGTTTCCCCTTAATGAATGCCTGGTCCCTTTTCCATAGAAACGGGTGTTCAGTTATCACCTCTTTCCTTTGTGGTGTTTTGACCACCAAACCCAGAAGAGGGTTACATCATACAATCAGAACTTGGCTTTGCCCCTAAAATTCTCCTGCTACGAAAACATTGCATCACTCCTGCTTTGCCAACACATTTTTGAGCCTTGCATCAAAATAACCATTATTTATTCTTGATGAAATGTGGATCAGAAATAAAAACTCAACATTTCTAACATTCTCTTCTACGGCTATTTTGAATTGAATATTAATTGAATCAGTAAAAAATGCAAAATATAGATGAAGTTTGTGCAGAGTTCTGCGTAGCTTGTTAAGTAGCAAGGGAATGATCCAGAATAAAGTCCATTGAAACCACATGACTGGTTGCGTTCCTCTACTACTCCCCTGCTGTAGGCTTACTGGCCCTGTGGTCAGAAAGGCCAGACTCTTAACGGAAATACGCATGTTTTCCCTTGCGTGCTGCCAAAGCCCATGTCTGATCCCGTTTTGGAAATGTTTAAAGGGTGCTATTCTTTTGGACATTTGGTGTATAATCGAATGCACTTTACTTAAACGAATAAATCCAACCAGATTACTCTTCTGAGGTTATTCAGTGGTCGAGCATTGGTAACCATTTCATAATTTAGTAGGGTTCTCCGCATTTTCCTTTAGTGATATTAAAGCCCCCTTTATATATGAATACCTCTGTATCCGTCCTATGAAATGAACCCAGTGCACAACACAGGACTAGAAAGTCCCTTCATCATGATAACTTTCTGTAACCGCATTTGTCGTTGAATGTGTCTAGAAGATCGCTGGGGGGAGAGCGTTGTAATGTCGGCCTCTGCTGTTTATCTAATTGGCTTAACCTCGTCTGGTCCAACAGGAATGCATTCTGTCTGGCATCATGTCGGTGAAGGGGAAGAAGGTGCTCCACATGGACCGCAACTCGTACTACGGGGGCGAGAGTGCGTCCATCACCCCTCTGGAAGACGTAAGTTGACCGCGCTGACCCTCACTCTTGATGAATATAAATGAGAACTGCCATCAGCCGACCGCGGCCACACCCTACCGAAGGTGGTTAATGGGCCCGATCCTGCCCTTTAAAAATCATAATGCAAACAAAAGGGTAGGTCCCCATGTTGAGCTCCCTGGTTGCAAGCCACAAAGCCATCCTTTTGTGTTAGTGAGTGGCAGTACCTGCCCTGCCTGCTTCCACTTAGGCATCAGTGACGTTTGTGGCTTTCATTTTCTTTGGCTTTCAGCCAAAaagcttattattattattattattattttctggaAATTATGAGGAAACAAACAATCCCTATTCAAATGTATTAATTTCTTTAGCCTTGACCCTACCTCcttgcgtctgtctgtccgtccttcCCACAGCTCTACAAGCGCTTCAACATCCCCGGCACCCCTCCTGAGTCGATGGGAAAAGGTCGTGATTGGAACGTGGATCTCATCCCCAAGTTCCTCATGGCCAATGGTACGAGACATCTCCCCGAGCTGCGCGGCCCACAGCCACTAGTGAGACGTGATGAATAGTTAGGCAGTGGCTCATAGGGATGCGTGCCAGCTGTtcccttgcatggttgacaccgccctGGGTGTAGGACTGTGAATGTGAGGCACTCATTGAAAAAGGCTTTGAGTTGCCACTGGTCAgaaaagtgcattataaatgcagtccatttaccatttcttGTAAATGGGGCTGCAGGATTAATCGTATTGAATACGAGTGATGATCTACCTTTAGTTATCGAACATGGAAATTACCGTTACAAATAACGTCGTCAAGACATGGATGTATGTATTAAAGAATCACCACTTATCAAAGTCCCCCTCTTCCGAGAACTGCCATTCGCTACACTGTTTTACACTTGCATTCAAAAGTGTAACTCCGTTATAATTGAATCCTCTTAATGCTTAGGATATTTCAGTGGACTGGCAGGGCATAAGCTTTTCTTCACTAGACCAAAGGTTGAGCGTTGAATCCATCTGTCTTCTCAGCAgtgtaatattttttataaatggcTCACAAGGAAACACCTCTGATTCCTGCTACAAATTCCAGAAAGGGTGTTTTGGCCCTTTCTGAAAAGTGCCAAATGTCTCCATTCCTCACTGAAGCCTCAAAATGTTGACGGATATGTGTTGTTGACTGTGGTTTGCATTTTAAGAAGCATACCTACCTCTACATCTTActcacagaaaaacacagaaaagcAGGTTGTGTAAGTAAGAGAAGACAAGAGActgcatttgatttattttatgttcagtgttgaGGTCATGAAGCTGTTCCACTTAAGCTAAAAACAGGAGGGTTCCCTCTCTGTTGATAGGCCGATCCTATTTCTGGCACCATctatttttatgttgtttttcctcCTGTATCAGGTAAATGAGTGCCATAAACATTTCTATTGAAAATAAAACCGTGATTTTCTATCATGCATCCTGGTAATACACTTTTCCAGTGTTAGTATGGATTAACATAACTCCTTAAAACCCACACATGCATTCAGACTTGTCAGAAGTGGAACTGTATAGTGTacctaactgtgtgtgtgtgtatgtgcgcaggTCAGCTGGTGCGCATGCTTCTCATCACAGAGGTGACCCGCTACCTGGACTTCAAGGTGGTGGAGGGCAGCTACGTGTACAAGAAGGGCAGCATCTACAAGGTCCCCTCCACCGAGACGGAGGCTCTGGCATCCAGTAAGTCTCCACTGGTCAGGGCTGGGCCATCATGATTGGCCAGTAGACTGGGGATGGTAAAGGTGGTCTATGTAAGATCAAGAGTTGGAAAGGGAATAGGCAGAAGTGTTTAGAAAATAAGCTCAAAACGGccccctccatctctgctccctcccttaCTATCTTCCCCACCAATGAGGAGTGTTGCGTTCAAGCGCCTGTGCTGGAGCCAGATAACGCCGTGTGCTTGGCTGTTATTGAAGGACAAGATGGGTTCCCCCGAACCAATCAGGAAAGGGGTGGCCAGCTTGCTCAAAGATGGACCGGGAGCGATCTTAAATCCGAATGGTCTCGTATAGAGGCATGCGTCCATTCAGAACAGATATTCTAATAGAGCATTGCACTATTAGCTGACTGGTTAACACCTGGCTATGGTATGTCTAACGAATTATACCAAAAAATCATGGCTCTTAAATCTTGCCTACAGCCTCTTTAAGTCAAGGCTCGACAGGGTGGGTTCAAGTGTGTCATTGCTAGTTTTCTTTCAAtaatggttttattttattgaaggtGACAAAATAGCATAGACTACTTAATACAAGATCGGAGACCCGTCAAGCTAGTTTGTTAACGATGCGCACGTCTCGTACGACAGGTCTGATGGGGCTGTTTGAGAAGAGGCGCTTCAAAAAGTTCCTAGGCTTTGTGAGCAACTTTGACCAGAACGACCCCAAAACCCTGGACGGTGTGGACCCCAACAAGACCACCATGAGGGACGTGTACAAGAAGTTCGACCTGGGCCAGGATGTCATCGACTTCACGGGCCACTCGCTCGCCCTCTACCGCACAGACGAGTAGGTctactttagtgtgtgtgtgtgtgtgtgtgtgtgtgtgttaggcttaCAGTCAACAGCGTGACTATTTTCGGATATACTATATCTTCTATATTCACTAAGTAGATGATCGCTTTCCTCATTTCATTACCGATATCTTGTTACTGTGCTGGTACACGTTGCAGAGAGAACTCGGGGGAGGTAGAGATTTGCTGCATCCCAGTAGAGAGTTTATGAATCCCCAATGTGCTCCTTGTGTTTCAGATACCTGGATGAACCCTGCCTGGATTCAGTCAACAGGATAAAGCTGTACAGCGAATCTCTGGCCAGATACGGCAAGAGTCCCTACCTGTACCCCCTCTACGGGCTGGGGGAGCTGCCCCAGGGCTTTGCCAGGTgagcctaccccccccccccccttaacccccccccttaACCTTGCCCCTAGCCAATAGCGGATAGGTTTGACCATGTGACGGGAAATAACAATTTAGGGTAACACATCGAAAAGACTGCTTAGCAGATTGTATTCTGAAAGATCCTTTTGGACCCTGCGCGGGACAAAACATGACTTCTGCTGTGAATGTTTTACTCGTATAGTGCAGATTACGTTGTAATCTGTATACTTTTCTAGAAGGTCTTTGAAGATCTCAGTTACTAAGGATCATTACTTGCTATTGGTCGTATTCCAAAGCATAATGGTGTGAGCAGATATCAATCATGACAACCATTCTTTGCATCATTATGTATGAGGCCATTGTCCTGGATCTTTGAACgggggttgtctgtgtgtttgtccctcCCAGGCTAAGCGCCATCTACGGAGGGATCTACATGTTGAACAAGCCCATTGAGGAGATAATCGTGGAGGACGGCAAGGTGGTCGGGGTCAAGTCTGAAGGAGAGGTAAGAAAGACTTGACATTGGTTTCATTCACCAAGGGAAAAACCCCGTGCTTTGAATTACATGCTTTTTTAAACCGGCGTTCAAATTGCAGTCATCCTAAATTGGATACTTAAATGGTCATCATGCTTGGCATCATTTCCTAAATTTGATTAAGCAGTGCTCCAAAGGCAGGTTTTAAAATCACAGTGTGCAACCTCATTTTTTCATGATAGAAATTTGCAGGGGTGTTGGCGCGTTAACGTCATCTGTTTAGGATTCATGTACTCCAAATGGGACCAGATTCTATGAAGCCGTCCTCTTATATCAGAAGATACTCAAGCACAATGGTCCCCATTTAATAAAAGATTCTACTCTGGGTTGCCAAGCAATGCGTTTGTTACTTAGTTTATGCATAAATTCCTTTCTCAATCCCTGGTAACCAGCAATTTGTTTGAAACTCGCAGTTAACTAAGTTGCACCACAAAAGTAATGCCCTAACCAGTTACCGCATGGTAATGCGTCAATTTACACTTTGATGTTGGTCATGGTTTACATCTACAATGCAATCAAGGAAGTGCTCGAGACGACCAGAATGACATTGATTTGTGTAGCGCAGGAATTAAATCAGTTAAAAAGTAAAACCGGAACAGTATCCTGTTTAGAAACCGGCTACCGTTGCTGGGATCTGTGCACTgagccacctcccccccccccccccccccctacataaATGTTCACTTGTCTCTTAACCCTTAccataactctctctctgttctcccctCTCCACAGATTGCACGCTGCAAGCAGCTGATCTGTGACCCCAGCTACATGATGGACCGCGCCAACAAGGTGGGCCAGGTGATCCGGGCCATCTGTGTCATGAGCCACCCCATCAAGAACACCAACGATGTCAACTCCTGCCAGATCATCATCCCCCAGAACCAGGTCAACAGGAAGCACGGTGAGCACACACAGGGCGGTGTTTTGTTTGTACAGCACACTTTTTGGAGTGCCGTTAAGGTTAAAGGGTGATTTTCACTCTAAATACAGAAAAGATTTAGTCGGTTGAATGAATGAAACTGAAGTCATTATTTTacaagtgtctgtctgtcctgtagTGGCATATGAAATGCCACAATGAAACCAACAACGAAAActcatcgtcgtcgtcgttgttgttgttgttgtcgtcacAGACATCTACGTGTGCATGGTCTCCTGTGCGCACAATGTCGCTGCCAAGGGTAAGTACGTGGCCATCATCAGCACCACCGTGGAGACCAACGAGCCCGAGAAGGAGCTGAAGCCGGCCCTGGACCTGCTGGAGCCCATCGAGCAGAAGTTTGTTAGCACCAGCGACCTGTATGCCCCCACCGACATGGGCACTGATAGCCAGGTCAGCGCTCCTCTCACATCCGTCGGCCATTTAAAAACCCAGTTTGAAATGCAAGCAAAAGGCTATTTTCTCTTAACTTGGACGTCGCCTGGAGAATTGCGTTAAGTCTGCTGTGCGTACGATTTTTGAGTTCATCAAAAAGGACAAGGAGAAGAGCTAGATTTAGAAAAATATGCTTGCCTGTCCGGATTGACAAGCAAGATGAAGTCCCTGTCCccattggtcagaaattagccaTTATTTTAAATGGCTTAATGTACATGTTCTTAAGCTGTTATTATCAGAGAGCTACTgtgtatattaatatttatgcGGGCACTATATCAGAAAAGGGAGGAGGTCCGAGCATGCAGCCGTGCAGGTGTAAATCTTGCGCGTGACCCTTTTCTATTGCTGCACCTAACGGGtgcctttcctctctcccctccggtCCAGATCTTCATCTCCCGCTCGTACGACGCCACCACTCACTTTGAGACCACCTGCGATGACATCAAGGACATCTTCAAGAGGATGACCGGCACGGACTTTGACTTTGGGGACATAAACCGCAAGCAGAACGACATCTTCGGCGACGCTGAATAAAGGGGCCCGGGGTCATTTCGGGGGTCCCGACGTCGCCGACCCTTCTccacccgccccctctcccaccgGTCCCCGAGGCTGACGCCGACCCCCAGATCTAATCGTACAACtaggagaagagaaaaaaaaaaacatacacaaaaatgTACCCAAACACGCGAGCGCAGGCAGTTGATTTTCCGTTTGTTTTGTTGCCCATTCAGGAAGCTGTAGGAGTGTCggtgggtagggggggggggggggggacagggctgAGAGCTGGGGTTTTGttctgattttattttcttctaatCTCATTCTGAAAAGGTTGCACTGAGTTCCGATTATACACTAGGCCCACACAACCATCATCAATCATGTTccacactctcctctcctcggaCCAGGAGCACATATTCCAAAGATGCCAAAAGAAATGATGTATCAAATCAGTAGATAAAATTGTTCATTGGATTGGGattaggagggggaggggtgtggctGTCCTTCTTTATCTGTAGATTTAAATAGTGTCATGCCGAAGTACGTGGAAGTTATCTGACATCAACAGCCATGTGTATTTGTCCCGTgagtttttgttattttgtttttggttgAGGTAAAAAAACGAGTGGCTTGGCTTCTTCTGTGGTGTGCTACTGAATGTTGTCTTGCAGTGCTCAGTGGCTTTTAAGAACGTCCCCCTTTAAAAAACGTTTTATTTGCGGGCACGACTGACGAGATAATATGCGAGATGTGTCGATTGGTAATTCGAGAGTATATGCAGTGAAAGAGCCATCACTATCCAACGGCTGTCAATTACACCTCGGTGAGGCGTCTCATCGACACTATTGTCGCCCGATCCGGGCAAAGCGCCGTACTGTACTGAGAGCCAAGCCACTATTACAAATATAGTTCAGCATAAAGGCGAACGGCCTGCTCCTGTTTGCAGAAGCTTAAGTAAATATAACGTAT from Gadus morhua chromosome 19, gadMor3.0, whole genome shotgun sequence harbors:
- the gdi2 gene encoding rab GDP dissociation inhibitor beta, whose protein sequence is MNEEYDVIVLGTGLTECILSGIMSVKGKKVLHMDRNSYYGGESASITPLEDLYKRFNIPGTPPESMGKGRDWNVDLIPKFLMANGQLVRMLLITEVTRYLDFKVVEGSYVYKKGSIYKVPSTETEALASSLMGLFEKRRFKKFLGFVSNFDQNDPKTLDGVDPNKTTMRDVYKKFDLGQDVIDFTGHSLALYRTDEYLDEPCLDSVNRIKLYSESLARYGKSPYLYPLYGLGELPQGFARLSAIYGGIYMLNKPIEEIIVEDGKVVGVKSEGEIARCKQLICDPSYMMDRANKVGQVIRAICVMSHPIKNTNDVNSCQIIIPQNQVNRKHDIYVCMVSCAHNVAAKGKYVAIISTTVETNEPEKELKPALDLLEPIEQKFVSTSDLYAPTDMGTDSQIFISRSYDATTHFETTCDDIKDIFKRMTGTDFDFGDINRKQNDIFGDAE